Genomic DNA from Accipiter gentilis chromosome 9, bAccGen1.1, whole genome shotgun sequence:
TGCAGTGAAGTGTAGTTTAAGGAACTAATCTAATAGGAAAAATGGGCTGTAAAGAGAGGGTTTTTCAGAGCAGGAATCTGCCTAATTGCTGCAGACTTCATGGGCAGCAGTAATGCATGAGCTGAATAGTAATTCCTGCTCTTAGAGCCCCCTGGGAGTGCTTTTCCTGGTGATTCCAATATGATTTCATTAATTGCTTTTAAACTAACAAGTGGGTGCAGCATTAAAGCCCACAGGTTTCTTTCAGTTCTTGGCAGAGGCAAAAAGCATGGGAGGGGACAAAGGGCCAGGTGCGGAGAATGCATTAGAGTATTGCTGTTTGAACATTAAGCTATGTCACTGAGCTGCCCAGCACTGAACATgttccttgtcctatcacaaggGCATGGGATTGTTCAGGGCCttgataaaaatacttttctccacACTGGTGCTCTGCTTGGTCAGGTatccccttttcttctcttagtGCTAACCTGTTCAGGAAACTTTCTCTTTTGGTACCTATTGAGACAACCAGAGCAACAGGCCAGTCTATCATAAATGTAACTCCTGTCTACATGATTCCTGTTTCACTGCTATTAGCAGTTGAGATCTTGGTGCCTCCCTGACTGACAGTAAGTTAGGCAGTGCTGAGACTGACATGGTTGCCTTGCTTGCCATCAGTAGGCAGCCATGGCTCATGGTAGTCCCAGGCAGACAGCATGTCCCCTAACACCACATAAGTGGTATTTTCTCCCTTGTCCCGAGTTCTGGCTTCAGCTGCGAAGAGAAGCCATCGCACAGTAGCTGTATACAGCTAAGCCTTTTCCCTCCCCGGTATTATTAGCTGGTTACTGTGATTAGAGAATTGCATCATTTGTGAATGGTGGGTATGGCAGTACATACACTTTCGGGTACCTTGAGCCCCAGAAAATAGGAGCTACAGCCGTTGGGTTCCTGCGGTTTGTAGTGAGGTCGCGGCATTGGAGCCTTCcctgagaaagaaaggaagaatgttAGGAAAGCCGATCTTCCCAAGAGTAGCACTAAAAAGCAAGGAGTGTCAGGCATCTCCCTTTCGGTCTGCATCCCCAAACACTTCATTCTCCTCCAGGAGCTTCAAGGAGTGAAGGATAGGTACCAGAGTCGGCTGATACACTTGGCCCTGCTCTCAGCTCAGTCCTATCGAGGCTCTACAGCCTGGCTTAGCTTGCACCTCCTCTGGCATGGGTACTGGAGCACTGTCTTATATGTGAACTGGGTCCCAGCTGCTTCTCAAATGTTTAAGCTGGTCTGAGTCCAGTCCCTAGGTCTGAGACTCTCCCCAGCTCTTACAAATGGGCAAGTCCCCTTTTGCAGCGTGGGGTTTTGCAGTTGAGCAGCGCTCCATGCTGGAGCTAGTGCCTCAGACCTCCCAAATCTCCTAGGAGCTTTTTCACGTGCTTCCCGAGAGCTCTGCACAGCTGGGTTTTTAACTCCTCCAAGAAACTACTAGCTGAACTACTAGCTTAGCAAGGGGATTGCTTTCCACCCTCAGTTCGTTCTTGGAGTGTTGGTGTGCTATGGATCTCTGCAAAATTGTGCTAGACCTTGCATGTCTGATCTTGCTCTGAGGAGGAGATCTGCTTGGTCCATTTTCTGCATGCGGTGATGCACTGCCACGTTTTGCCAGTGGTTTCTCTTCCTTTATCTCTGCCTTCCCTTAGTATACTTCTTAACATGCATAGGGGAGCAAGAATTTCTTCCATGAATAATTATTTACCTGATGTAGAAGGAGTCCAGCAGACAATGGGCTAACAGTAGCTTCAGCAGCTCTTTAAtctgttttactttgctttgaaGGTGCGCAAGCCCTCCTGTCTGCCTGCCAGCCTGTTCTGGGGCTTTGTGTATGGCTGACAGAGTGCTGTGGGTGTGAGGGGTGGGTGCCCGGGGTTGAGGTGGAGACTGTCCACATGGAAAGGAGATCCATCTATTTTCTGCCCTGTCTGATACTCTTTCTCTCATCCCTATCTCAACCCCCATCTCCATCTAACCTTACACGTCCTGTTTGGGGAGGACGAGTCGCCAGGCTGCTTGTGTGCCTTGAGCCCACTGTGCAAGGGGCTTGTTTAAAGGTGGGAGAGGATTCTCCCCTAGAGGAGTTGTGGTGACTGCCCCTCATGGAGTCGGATTTCTCTGTACTGTCCCCTTGATGTGTGTTCAgtgcttgttttgtttctgtccCAGCTGGGTTTATAAAAGGGAGATCTCAAATGCATAGTGAGGTGTTAAGGTATTTGAACCCTGCTCTGGGAAAACTTCGTAAGCTGTGTGAATGCTCCAGCAAAAACATGTGCGAGCTGAGCCTTCTGTAAGTCCATCACCTCTAGGGTTAAGTTTCTGCTTCCCTGAGCACCTCTAGACaatttttatagaaataaaatagaTCTGATCTAGCCCTTCAGGCAGGGTTGGGTTCTTTTAAACTCcattttcactgctttcttcTTGTCAGCACTGATAATCGTTTAAGACgctttccccctttttctgtCAAGGTACCTAAAATACCATAAATCTGCTGTGTTCTTGAGAAGACGTCACAGCCAAATGCCTGAAAAGGTCTTATGTAGGAATGTTCCCAGCACCTTCTAAATTAAAAATTGCCAGAGTGGTTTTGTTTAAACAACAGATTTGcaacaaataaacaacaaactGAAATACTGTCCAGCTGTGAAACACCAATAGCCAGTTTTCTCGAACCCTAGAGAAATGCAGTATGCACCAAGGATTTAGCTGTCCGCAAGCCAAGATAAAGCTCTCTAGCTGACATTACCACCAGGTGAGGGCATTTGTGTGGGAAGGTATTTCTCAGTGGAGCAGTTACTACTGTGTTTCTACCTTTTTAGGCCCCTTTTGAATAGGCCACATCTGCTTCATGCACCAGATGTATTTTTCTAGTGCAGAAAGCATTGTTATTTTGAGCGGGTAGAGCTAACAGTAGGCAAAGAGCACAAATCAGCTGGTTGCAGCACACCGTCATTATAGGATTATCTTCACACCAAAACGTAACTCAAGTTTGTTGAGGTATGTTGACGCAAAGTAACTTCTGAGTTCATGACACATTGCACATTACGCTATTTTGGTGGTTATGCTATAGAGAGAAGGAATTGTGGCTATATATGGGCTGAATCTACAACCCAAGGCTCCCAAGGAATATAACGAGAGGAGGGCTGTACCCAGGTCTCTGTGCAATTCACAGCCTAGCAGCACTTTTGGAAGGGGATGAGAATTGGGACTTGGAATTCAAACTGAGGTAGGAGACAGAGGAAAGTTCAAAATCCAAGGTGGATTTTGCAGGATGGGGTCAAATTTTAATGACTTGCTTGTAACGTTGATGACAAGTTATGTTCCTGCAGCACATGTCAATTAGGGGGATAAGGTGGCAAGTCAGAGTAGGAGTGAGACTGTTTGGGGATATGGAGATAATTGTGTTTCCAGAGAAAACCTTCCACGAAGCTGAAGTTACTATTACAGTGTCTTAGAAAGTTGtcctgaggggaaaaagaaaaatctcacatgAAAATTGTGGTGATCAACAAAACATTGAACTGCCTTCAAGATGAGCCCTTGTAGGAAACCTGCCCCACTCCTCTCCGAAAAACAAAGCTTAATCGTTTGTAAAGTGCCCCTTTATGAACTCTTTCTCAGCTACATAAAGTCCAAGATGCCACAGTTAACCGCTCTCCCACATCTTGTTTTCTagctaacagaaaacaaaagcaaagtggaAATAACAGGTGTTCCTGGCTCTACATGAGCATCAACTCGGTGCTCTTGTTATCATTTATTGCTTGCCCATCCTTATACGCATGTCTGTGGTGGGGGAAGGGACTTGGTGGGTCACACTGGCTGTTTTGCTAGCTGTGTTTCACCGGGGGCCTGTTGTGGTCCGTCTGCTTGGCTGCAGGGCATCGCTGGGGAGGGATACCAGAAGACAGCTGTAAGAACAGCAGGACCTGCACAGCCGCGTGCTGAAGTGCGATGCTGATGTATAGAAGTACAGCATTGCTGAGGAAGCCTGTTCTTTGGAAGAAGATATATTTCGGGGCACTGCCTTGTTGGCACGGCCTTAGAGGAGAACTGAAGTTGAGTTTCTAATGGGAAGCGAATTTCCCTGATGCACTTTAATATCTCCCGGCTGTTATAGCCATGCCAAGAGACTGGATAAACAGCCAGCTGGCTAGAACAGCTGCTGGCGATGCAGGAGGTCTCAGACACTGCAGTACTGGTACACTGGCCGGGGGAAGTGAATGTATTTCTGGGTGAATAGATGGTCTTGGGGTTCCTTGCTGTTTTGAGTGGTCCATTGTTATTTCTCTGCCCCAGGCAAGCAGGCTTTGAGCAGACATGGCCAATACTTACCACAGTCTTTTAGCACTGTGTTGGAAAGCCTGACTTTGAAGGCTCTATTCCCACACCCTGGATGTGCCTCCTCATCTTAAGCCACTCAGGACCAAATGCTGGGCAAAACATTGAAGTCCTGCCTGGCCAGACAGCTGAAGGAAGCCATCAGCTGAAGGATTTACCCCCAGTTCAGGCTGTTTCCCTGCCAGAGATGCCCAGAGACATTTTGTAGTAGGAGGAGATATTTGCCAGCAAATGCTGGTGTAACCCTAATGTCCTGATTTGAGGGAGTAATCCATcaagttgtttgttttcagacCTCACTAGCTGCTGAAAAATCAAGAGGAGTGTCTTACAGCCAGAACAGCCAAGTGCTACATGCTCAGCTGAAGATGGATGTGGCAATCACAGGTGAGTCCTGACCTCTATCATGGCAAAATAAGCTATTATTGGTGTCTGTtggctgaaatgaaagaaaggagaaggcGTAATTTTTGCTTCGTGCCTGGGGAAGAAGCAACCGGGCCCTGATTCAGCAGGAAGATGGTAAAGATGGTTTGTTTTCATTCCTCTGGGCACAGACTGGGTCTCACTGCTTGGAGATCATACCTGCATCCCCTCCACTTGCAGTCTGCAATGTCCGTGCCAGAGACCAGCATGGATAAATGGTCCTGGAAGGGTCCTTGGAGGCGCACAGGCAGCGTTTCAATAGTTTCCTCCTTCAGCTGGTGATCAATGAGTTGTTCAGGAGAGGACGAGAACAGGGCTAACGatgtgcttgtttgttttcctttctaggTAAAACTTTTCTCCAATAAGATTCGGGATGGTCTCAGGGAGCAGGCAGGCATTTGCGCCACTCTGTGCAGATGCTCTTCCCCCTGCCCAGAGCACAGggccagggcagcagggacaggggcagggaaAGCCCTACCCTCGGGATGTGCCCAAGAGCAACAACTTCTCCAGAACTTGGTGAGTCCTGAGGCTCCCTGAAATGAGCTCCGAATATCAACCTTCCCAAACCTTGCCCCAGGCACACTGCAGTCCCAGCCACGTTATACCCGCTGCCAGGGATTTTCACATTAAGAAGGGCAAGTCCCTTTCTGCTCTGAATTTGGAGCGTGGTGTGGACCTAAAGGGAGGTTGTCGcacatgcgggggggggggggggctgctacACTGTGGGCCTGAGGACAGGCTGCCTGATGGGCAAATGGCCTCATCCTGTGTGTGGGGGCGATGCTATGGTGTGCATGGGGGTCTCCTCCTTCAGATGCTGCGCCCCGAGGCACACGCTGCCACCAATGGGCCCCACAGAGCAGCCGTGGCcctcctgagctgctgcagagaggcagccCTAGCTGGGGAGTGACATGGGACCCCGGGCTGAGGGACCAGGGCCACTGTGGGACTGAGGTGATGGGCCGAGATGCCTGGATCCCTGCAGGTCTGTGGGGCTTAGGTGCTTGGCTTGCTGCTCCCTGTTTGCTGTTAGCATGGGGCCCAGGGAGCAGAGCTACCGGGAACGGGAGGACAGATATATAcgcattatttaaaaacaaaacaaaaaaaaccccaacaactttaAGGCTGATTTTAAACTCTCCTTGTGGCCCCGTTTTGGCTAAGGGTGGCCCATCTTCCCTCTCACCCTGACAGGGAGCTCGGGTCCCAGCCCTTGCGGCATCTGTTTCTTGTCAGCACCCTCgctgctggcctgggaggggCAGGAGTTGCTTCCCTCCAGCTGCATCTGTGGGGGAGCATTATAGACCACCCTGCGCAGGCTGGAGAGGCGCAGCATGCAGTCTGTGTTCTGGAAGAAATGGGATGCATGCCGAATGAAACTGAGTCGGTGGGATCTCTCCAAAATGTGGAGTCTGTGTCTGTGAAAACCAATGCTCAGGGACAGAGAGGGGTTGAAATCATTACTATGCTCACAAGCATCTTGCCCAGGTGGTCACTAGGGATGTGGGATGAAGCTGGGGGAAAAGCGCTTGACGGGCAGTTGCAGATGAGCAGGCTGAGGTGACAGAGGACAgttactgctgtggggactgttgtaGGAGGCTGGGGAGAGGACACAGTCTGTAGGAAACTTACTTGCTGTTCCCAAACAGGTTGTTTCAGCAGGTGCCCTGCTGATGGCTGGTGCTGCCGGTACCTCCACCTGCCCAGCACCCCACAGACCTGCACCATAGGGGCCTGCCCGGCCGCACCTCTGCATGCCcagtcccctgccctgccctccccgagATGTCACCCCTTTCATCCTGCCCCTAGGACAAACCAAAATCTTCCTTTTTGGTAAATCACTCTAAAGTCCAAGGCAAGGGGCAGCTGCCTTATTCTGCCTTGAGTACTAAAGGTTCCTCCATGGTGACAGCAGATCTCGTTTACCTTCCTGTTATCTCCCTTCCTCCAACCCGCGTTATTAGCCAACTCGCAACTGCTGAATAATGACACTCCGAAGGTTGCTGAGATTAGGGCCACTGGCAATACTAACAACCCCTTCTGAGTCAGGTCTGCACGGGCTGCTCGTCATTCCCTCTGGGGCCTTGCTGCCTACCCTGGTCCTTCTCTCCAGGGGTCCAGGCAGCTGGGCAGCCTGGTTACATATATGCCCTTCCTGTAAAACGTGTGTCCTCTCTTCTTGTCCCCTTGCACACAGCACAGTGGCTTCAAATTCAGACTGTTCTTGGTGAGAAGGAAAGATGAGGGTTCAGTGTCTCTGTGCTGGCACTAGCAGGGAAGTTGTGACTCTCTGCAGTGACTTCTCTGTGCCAAGCCTAGCAGGGGTCAGGTCACGGATAGGAGCTGGTTGTGGTCTCTGAGAAGGAGAGTGCTGCAAATTTCCATATgagagggaaagaggggaaagggcAAGGAGAGAGGAGCCAGCAGGAGTGAGGTTCACCTACCATATCGACATCTGTACTGACAAACGCcgttttttcccccaagcagtTCCAAGAAGGAGTCGAAGTAGCTGTTAACCGTTTCAAAGCTGTCCCGGATGGCCTCGATGCCCCACTCTGAGTAGGATGACTCTGCTTGGGGAGCGTGGTGGACGGCGTTCTCCTGTGTTGTTTCCTCGGTGCATTGCCCTAAGCCCAGGGTTAGGCACAGAACCGCTGCCTCGAAAACCAGCCGCATGCTGCAGTCCCGATCCAGGCTCTGGAGCCCTCGTCCAGGCAGatgtgcaggcagggaggagtgGGAGCAAGCTGTTGTGTGTAGGAGGCAGGTAAGCACGCCTCTCCCCTGGACTTTAAAcactgctgagggagctggcatgAGGTCACCACAGTGAGAGTGCAAAGTGCACCATGGAGATTTGGACCAAGTTCATCTTGCAGAGAAACACCGGGGTTTGAGTTTGCACAATCCCGCTGGAACAGGCTCAGCCCCTGCGGCACCAGGGCTTCAGCTTCCCCAAAAGGGACTGCTCCCTGGGGTGCTGAGCGGCGTCTGTCTGCCCAGGTTGTGTGGCACAGAGGAGACCCTCCGCCTGCCCCACCAAGGCACTGCTGCATGGGCTTCCCCGCTCTCTCCCCAGCCTGTTGGGAGATGAAGAGTATCTCTTTGTCCAAAATTTCTGCTGCTTAGGCAATGGGAATAATAGATCAGCAACAGACTGAGGAGCACCTCGGGTCTTTTTCCTAGGCCTCCTGGGCACgtaatgggatgggatgggatgagacaTCCACCCAGCCTAGCTGCTGTGGGGGATTGCTCCTAGAAAAACTTGTGGGACCACAGGGCTGACAACGCTTGTCGTGTGAAGGGGCTTTCCACGCCTGGGCGCCCAGAACAGGCTCCCTTGCAGGAGCACGCCCAGGACAAAAAAGGGTGGCAGAGAGCACCGTGTCCCGCTCTGCTATGGCTAGAGGGTGCTGTCGGGCCTGGTGGGGGTTGATCCAGCGGCTAGGTGTAGTTTGGGTTTAGAAATACTGCATTCAGGGCAATACCTTGGCACGTCCCCTCCAGTTATAGGATCAGTGACATAGATGAGTATTTGCCTTTGATGGGACTCCTGAAGGCTGATGTTAGGTGGCTGGTTGTTGTGGCTTTTGCGTAATACCAGCATTGCCGAATTAAACATGTAGTATAGGTGGCTCAGAGTGAGGAAAGGCTGGCACCGAAACCCAAGGCAGGTAACGGGCTTGTAGGGGAGCTGCAGGTCCTGGTTCTGGGGTGGGACTGGCCTGACAGGCCCCGGGGGCCTGCACAGCTGGTGGAGGTTTCAAAGAAGTtactcattaaaagaaaacaaccgAACGAACACCAACAGCAAAAGACAACACAAACCACTGATAAAGAATAGGGAAGGGAGACGGCATGGGAAGGCTCTGGCTGCTCTCGGAAAGCTTTTCGGATGTGTCCCAGCACAGCAGTGCTTCTCAgaaacagctgctctgcagctgatCGGCAGATTGGCTGGTCTCTGTTGGCTGGACTCCAACGGCAAACTTCAGCAGTCGTTTCTGTGAGTGGCCAGGCCGTCGAGTGGAGACTCTCCAGAGGGCAAGGGGAAGCTGGGCAGTGGGTCTGTCAAATATATGGCAAACATAAGTGCAAATTCTgacattttattgttttgcagGAGACTCAGCCCTACTGCATTGTTACTTCCAAAGCACCGGAGCTCTGTGGCACCTGTCTGCCagcctttttctgtattcaggCGTGCGTTATGTGCTCTAGACATGGGATAAAGAGGAGGGACCACAGACCAAGCCTTGGTTTCTCAGACAGGTAAGTCAGAGAAGAAGTGGGGAAGAGGAGCAAACGAGCTGGTTAGTCCCTTTCCTGTGAAATGGTGTGGAGCTGGAGCCAGCTCCTGCCTTCTTGTTGCATCTGTTCTGGTGGCCACCACTGACTGCGTTCATGCTCAGTGCCCCTCAGAAGGGGGTGTGAGAGTTCCTCAAATCAGCAGCCGGAGGCGATTCGGTTGTACAGCCTCAGCTGATACCTGCATGGTGCCTCTCTGAACGCTGTTACGTAGCCAGAGCTGCACACCGCTGTCCCAGCCCATGGGAAGAGGCTTGGCTGAGTTTACTGGATGAGGAGACATAGAAGGTGTGCAGGAGGTCCCAAGGGAAACTCAAACCAGCTTTGTCTTTTGGAAGATGAACgcaaggagagaggcagagagcatTGGGAAGGGAGGTTGGCAGTGTCCGAGCTGCAGGTGAGGAGGGAGAGCACTGTAATGCCTGGTGAGAAATTAGGGTGATGTTTTGGGTTGAGCTAGAGGTGCCAGGCTGCTACTAGATGGTCTGTTGCCTGGAACCTGGGAACCAGCAAGTCCCTGCCTCTAGTGAGCCTTTCTAGAACAGGGTGTCATCACTGGCACAAAGCAGTGGGGACGCTCGTGAAGCGAGGACTCCCCTGCAGGAGCACTTTGCAGGGCAGGACTGGAGAGCTCGGGCCTGTCCTGCTGTGCAGACCGTGCTGGGTACTGGTCTGTCTGTCAGTCATGGGTGGAAATGGGCTGCTGTCCCTGGAATTTGTTGTCAAGGAACCGCAGTGAAAGGAAGACCGGCTTCAGCAGTCCCACGCTGTGTCTTGCACTGAGTGGAGCCGTTCGTGTGTCTGTTGGCTGAATCACTGTCCTGTGTGACGTGCCAGTTAGCAGCCCTAGTGCTCCCCGCCCTTAGAAACAGCCTGGCAGAAGTTAAtgtaaaaaagagcaaaatagcTATTCAGAAATAGCTTGGAAACATTGTGTAGGGCCCCTGGGTGGCTGTGCTTGGTGCTGTGCTTTTATGCGGAGCCTTTTAGGGTTGCTCTGGAGGTAATTCCAGAACATGGCTTTCTTCGTCATCCCTAGTCCCTGGGGGCCGATCCATGTGTTGCTGAAtgcaaacagagggaaaaaatgccGGCAGGACTGCAGAGGATGCAAAACACAGTGACTGTTGCATGAGCTGTCCATGCCACGCCTTGCAGGACATGCAGCCTGGAGGGGGTGGCTGTGGCGAGAGCGTGGAGCCCGGGCTCTTTGCAAAATCAATCGGAATTAGTTAGGAAAGATGAACAGGGTGGGGGAAGCAGCTGGCAAAGTGCAGAGCCTGGGAAAAGAGGAGTCAGAAACTTCCCTGCTAGTTCGTCACTTATGGACCTGAAGCAAAAGTTTGTGAATAAAAAAGCAGTCTAACTGCTTTCCCGAAACATGGCAGCCCCTTTGCCCTGCCCCAGGGATGAGCCACTCTCCTTCAttcctcccaccaccaccccagtcTCTCGAGATGTTTTCAGTCCAGCTCCAAATAGCTTGGTTGCACCCAAACTTTAAGATCTGAAGACGAGGAAAAATGTCGGATTGAGTGAAACTAACAAAAGCTACCTCCCCACACGCAGAGTTATCTCAATGAATTGCTGCTCAGGCTCAACAGCTGGAGAAGTCAGGACTTCCTGAAGTGGATGAGCACAGCAGGTACCTGCAGGCTGTCTGACCTTGCTTTGACCCACCATGGATGCAAATATCCCCTCCCTATGCCAATTTTTGTCTCTCTAAAGATTTGAGAGATACAGATGATGTTTGCCATGATGGTGAACTCTGACAACTGGTTTCTGAACTTCGTCTTGACCTCAGGATAAGCAGCTCCTGACTCTGTGCATTCATTTCTGACTCGGTAATGCTTAAATATAGAGCAGCCCTTGGGCTGTGATGAGTCACTCACTCCTAATGACACTATCAGACT
This window encodes:
- the PLA2G12B gene encoding group XIIB secretory phospholipase A2-like protein isoform X1 codes for the protein MRLVFEAAVLCLTLGLGQCTEETTQENAVHHAPQAESSYSEWGIEAIRDSFETVNSYFDSFLELLGGKNGVCQYRCRYGKAPMPRPHYKPQEPNGCSSYFLGLKVPESLDLGIPAMTKCCNQLDICYDTCGANKYRCDAKFRWCLHSICSDLKRSLGFVSKVEACESIADTVFNAVWTLGCRPFMNSQRSACICNEEERDEL
- the PLA2G12B gene encoding group XIIB secretory phospholipase A2-like protein isoform X2; the encoded protein is MRLVFEAAVLCLTLGLGQCTEETTQENAVHHAPQAESSYSEWGIEAIRDSFETVNSYFDSFLELLGGKNGVCQYRCRYGKAPMPRPHYKPQEPNGCSSYFLGLKLDLGIPAMTKCCNQLDICYDTCGANKYRCDAKFRWCLHSICSDLKRSLGFVSKVEACESIADTVFNAVWTLGCRPFMNSQRSACICNEEERDEL